The following proteins are co-located in the Toxotes jaculatrix isolate fToxJac2 chromosome 9, fToxJac2.pri, whole genome shotgun sequence genome:
- the LOC121187525 gene encoding F-box only protein 40 has product MVKSRKMPVGHHEHCEKCYDVHCKVRVQISVSCMVIKCRKNCGATLHMCKQEEHQLLCPNETVPCLNVAYGCPLTMLRHRLAKHLEVCPASVVCCSQEWNRWPVSESDLPFYRNVSENPQTELHLDVALALRDQELLFQSIKMKNIFPELMEDSALQDVIAGVNCLTEETACSFDCGEFAENSCTRMEEKEPSQEEKDALAKSSDVESIQNYSSWEKIFTKEMGGCEQTVKNLNKREERGKGKDEQESSNCQREIRDSHLNQENVAAASSTSGATGLAPWQDGVLERLGKEVNIAEYNMYLVHNGAMLINFGQLAACTPREKDFVYGNLEPIEVKTVRSFNVPTSYRAKRSHLKDPAHKGKTTHQCVDTADLGLSLEDLPKCDEVSTTLLCSLEKELKGHLISESVAIDGLYVDVGTQTYNFCSAPFKTDASLADVIAVKPRALYVHLEAESVTRRHNKTSSAFSYKCGHFFRRDEYRSHFRNVHSDIQASLNGWLQQRCPLAYLGCTFTQTRFQPAGHQATIKFCQDVSAVVLQPQVPSSLCEVRKERNGAHNLDPLSRLPLEILQHIAGYLDSFTLSQLSQVSQLMREVCATLLQERGMVSLKWEKKTYSHGGSSWRCRKKVWEFSSLFSSVDRWSFSVTPSMSDHLKTCSFYQREERTEPVVLACLAEVRDKHGEVKHKR; this is encoded by the exons ATG GTGAAGAGCAGAAAAATGCCAGTGGGTCATCATGAGCATTGTGAGAAATGTTATGATGTCCACTGTAAAGTCCGGGTGCAGATCTCTGTGTCATGCATGGTCATCAAGTGTCGTAAAAACTGTGGTGCCACCCTCCATATGTGCAAGCAAGAGGAGCACCAGCTCCTCTGTCCAAATGAGACGGTCCCCTGCCTCAACGTTGCCTATGGCTGTCCTCTCACCATGCTGCGCCACAGGCTGGCAAAACACCTGGAGGTCTGTCCTGCCAGCGTGGTCTGCTGCTCTCAGGAGTGGAACCGCTGGCCTGTTTCTGAAAGTGATCTGCCCTTCTACAGAAATGTTTCAGAAAACCCTCAAACTGAGCTGCACCTTGATGTTGCTCTGGCTCTCAGAGACCAAGAGCTGCTGTTTCAATCCATAAAAATGAAGAACATTTTTCCTGAGCTGATGGAGGACTCTGCCCTCCAGGATGTTATCGCTGGGGTCAACTGTCTTACCGAAGAGACAGCCTGTTCTTTTGATTGTGGTGAATTTGCAGAAAATAGCTGCACAAGGATGGAGGAAAAAGAACCCAGTCAAGAGGAGAAAGATGCTTTGGCGAAGAGCAGCGATGTGGAGAGTATTCAGAACTACAGCTCTTGGGAGAAAATATTCACAAAGGAGATGGGGGGATGCGAGCAAACTGTCAAAAACCTGAataagagggaagaaagaggaaaggggaAGGATGAGCAAGAATCATCAAACTGTCAGAGAGAGATAAGAGACTCACATCTGAACCAAGAgaatgttgctgctgcttcgAGCACCAGTGGTGCAACTGGCCTTGCGCCATGGCAAGATGGCGTCCTTGAGAGGTTAGGCAAAGAAGTCAACATTGCAGAATATAACATGTACCTGGTGCACAATGGGGCAATGTTGATTAACTTTGGCCAACTTGCAGCTTGCACCCCGAGAGAAAAGGATTTTGTGTACGGGAATCTGGAGCCCATTGAGGTTAAAACTGTCCGCTCGTTTAATGTTCCCACCAGCTATCGAGCAAAGCGCAGTCATCTGAAGGACCCTGCGCACAAAGGCAAGACCACACACCAGTGTGTTGACACTGCAGATCTGGGCTTGTCACTTGAGGACCTTCCAAAGTGTGACGAGGTTAGCACCACACTCCTTTGCTCCCTGGAAAAGGAACTGAAAGGACATTTAATCTCAGAGAGTGTGGCGATAGATGGTCTTTATGTAGACGTaggaacacaaacatacaactTCTGCTCTGCCCCATTCAAAACAGATGCATCCCTGGCTGATGTCATAGCAGTCAAACCTCGTGCTCTTTATGTACATCTTGAAGCAGAATCTGTCACCAgaagacacaacaaaacaagttCAGCTTTCAGCTACAAGTGTGGCCACTTCTTTCGCCGCGATGAATACCGCTCTCATTTCAGGAATGTGCACTCTGACATACAGGCCTCTCTTAACGGCTGGTTACAACAACGGTGCCCCTTAGCATACCTCGGCTGTACTTTCACCCAGACAAGGTTTCAGCCGGCAGGTCACCAGGCTACAATTAAATTCTGCCAAGATGTCAGCGCCGTTGTCCTCCAGCCACAAGTCCCCTCATCCCTCTGTGAAGtcaggaaagagagaaatggtgCACACAATCTGGATCCGCTGAGCAGGCTGCCCCTGGAGATTCTTCAGCACATTGCCGGTTACCTTGACAGTTTTACATTATCTCAGCTGTCCCAGGTTTCCCAACTGATGAGAGAGGTGTGTGCCACATTGTtgcaagagagagggatggtCTCCCTCAAGTGGGAGAAAAAGACATATTCCCATGGGGGAAGCTCCTGGAGATGTCGAAAAAAA